From a region of the Qipengyuania spongiae genome:
- a CDS encoding CinA family protein has protein sequence MSQGVEELDAALPGKVTNLAERVLKIAKRREATLVTAESCTGGLLAAVLTDVSGYGRVFDRGFVSYSDEAKCDLLGLEREMVDDCGAVSKPVSRAMARGALDRSKADLAIAITGFAGPGGDDDEEGLVHFCLARRDGGEDHREEHFGAIGRDGVRIASLETALKMMLGALDEAD, from the coding sequence ATGTCGCAAGGTGTCGAGGAACTGGATGCAGCACTTCCCGGTAAGGTCACCAATCTGGCGGAGCGTGTGCTCAAGATCGCCAAGAGACGGGAGGCCACGCTGGTAACCGCCGAAAGCTGCACCGGCGGGCTTCTCGCTGCGGTATTGACCGATGTCAGCGGCTACGGACGCGTCTTCGACCGCGGTTTCGTATCCTATTCGGACGAGGCGAAATGCGATCTCCTCGGGCTCGAACGCGAGATGGTCGACGATTGCGGTGCGGTAAGCAAGCCTGTGTCCCGCGCCATGGCCCGAGGCGCGCTCGACCGCTCGAAAGCCGATCTCGCCATTGCGATCACCGGCTTTGCCGGACCGGGCGGTGACGACGACGAGGAAGGCCTGGTCCATTTTTGCCTGGCGCGGCGCGATGGCGGCGAAGACCACCGCGAGGAACATTTCGGCGCGATCGGGCGCGACGGGGTGCGGATCGCATCGCTCGAAACGGCCCTGAAGATGATGCTCGGAGCGCTGGACGAGGCGGACTGA
- a CDS encoding OmpA family protein — MRIYTMGASAVALVAVSAAPLTAQQYDAQPGEEVIVTGNIPADLSGMEEGPDVEGVISAREGDRIEIVSDDGTRRVVAISPATEIRSSGGFLGLAREDLRSTQLLNGIPVEIDTVQWGGGSLIASKVSLKSRDLRTAQMIHNATDQRFTANEAATEALRGRVANIDDYNVKGVTNVYFDTNEYDLSDEARANLCSAAQQASATDNALLLVVGYTDSTGTYEINQDLSEKRATRVVNYLQQQCGWQPYRMMTPTGMAEADPAADNTTEYGKAQNRRVAVNILVSKSVDGI, encoded by the coding sequence ATGCGGATTTACACCATGGGCGCGAGTGCAGTGGCTCTTGTCGCGGTATCGGCTGCGCCACTGACCGCGCAGCAATACGATGCCCAGCCGGGTGAAGAGGTGATCGTGACGGGAAATATTCCGGCCGATCTTTCCGGCATGGAAGAAGGCCCCGATGTCGAAGGCGTGATCTCGGCGCGCGAGGGCGACCGGATCGAAATCGTGTCCGACGACGGGACGCGACGGGTCGTGGCGATAAGCCCGGCTACTGAAATCCGCAGCAGCGGCGGCTTTCTCGGCCTCGCGCGCGAAGATCTTCGCAGCACCCAGCTTCTCAACGGCATTCCGGTGGAAATAGACACCGTCCAGTGGGGCGGCGGTAGCCTGATCGCGAGCAAGGTGTCGCTGAAGAGCCGCGACCTTCGGACCGCGCAGATGATCCACAACGCGACCGACCAGCGTTTCACCGCCAACGAGGCGGCGACGGAGGCCTTGCGCGGGCGGGTCGCCAATATCGACGATTACAACGTGAAGGGCGTGACCAACGTCTATTTCGACACCAACGAATACGATCTGTCGGACGAAGCTCGCGCCAATCTGTGCAGCGCCGCGCAGCAGGCCAGCGCGACCGACAATGCGCTACTGCTCGTGGTCGGATATACGGATTCGACCGGCACCTACGAGATCAATCAGGACCTCAGCGAGAAACGCGCGACCCGGGTGGTGAATTATCTCCAGCAGCAATGCGGCTGGCAGCCCTATCGCATGATGACACCGACCGGCATGGCGGAAGCCGATCCGGCAGCGGACAACACCACCGAATACGGCAAGGCGCAGAACCGCCGCGTCGCGGTGAACATTCTCGTCAGCAAGAGCGTCGACGGAATCTGA
- a CDS encoding cryptochrome/photolyase family protein, giving the protein MSGPVLVPILGDQLSRNLASLRGRTKDDTVVLMMEVWDEATYVKHHKQKIVLIFSAMRHFTAELRDAGWTVDYVKLDDEGNAGSFTGELARAIEEHDPRLVSVVEAGEWRVREDMAQWADKFACEVEILPDDRFLCSQAEFEDWAKDRDSLRMEFFYREMRRKTGLLMSEDGKPEGGEWNYDSENRKPPKEGMSAPERPKFEPDDITSEVIELVADRFADHFGSLEAFHWPVTRDEAEEAADAFFAERIENFGPYQDAMVHGEDDLYHSMLSTSINLGLLDPMELCERAEKSYRDGNAPLNSVEGFIRQIIGWREYIRGFYWYRMPHLQKANALNAQRGLPEFYWTGETDMACLADCIRSTRDNAHAHHIQRLMVLGNFCLLAGISPREVQEWYLVVYADAYEWVELPNVAAMILYADGGKLASKPYAASGNYINKMSDYCGKCAYSPHKKTGNGACPFNPLYWHFMHRHRDRLESNRRIGRIYATWDRMDDDKRQDYLDSAEAFLDTLKPADSGWARAD; this is encoded by the coding sequence ATGTCCGGACCCGTCCTCGTCCCCATCCTCGGCGATCAGCTCTCCCGCAATCTTGCCAGCCTGCGCGGCCGGACCAAGGACGACACCGTCGTGCTGATGATGGAAGTCTGGGACGAGGCGACTTATGTCAAGCATCACAAGCAGAAGATCGTCCTGATATTCTCCGCCATGCGTCACTTCACCGCGGAACTGCGCGATGCGGGCTGGACGGTCGATTACGTGAAGCTCGACGATGAAGGCAATGCCGGCAGCTTCACCGGCGAGCTCGCTCGCGCGATCGAGGAGCACGATCCGCGCCTCGTCAGCGTGGTCGAGGCAGGCGAATGGCGCGTGCGCGAGGACATGGCGCAGTGGGCGGACAAATTCGCCTGCGAGGTGGAGATTCTCCCGGACGACCGGTTCCTGTGCTCCCAGGCCGAGTTCGAGGACTGGGCCAAGGATCGCGACAGCCTGCGGATGGAATTCTTCTACCGCGAGATGCGCCGAAAGACCGGACTGTTAATGAGCGAGGACGGCAAGCCCGAGGGCGGCGAGTGGAACTACGACAGCGAAAACCGCAAGCCACCCAAGGAAGGCATGTCCGCGCCCGAACGCCCGAAGTTCGAACCCGATGACATCACCAGCGAGGTGATCGAACTGGTGGCGGACCGCTTCGCCGACCATTTCGGCAGTCTCGAAGCCTTTCACTGGCCGGTTACCCGTGACGAAGCGGAGGAAGCGGCTGACGCCTTCTTCGCCGAACGGATCGAGAATTTCGGACCCTATCAGGACGCCATGGTCCACGGCGAGGACGACCTCTACCATTCCATGCTGTCGACCAGCATCAATCTCGGCCTGCTCGACCCGATGGAATTGTGCGAGCGCGCGGAGAAATCCTATCGCGACGGCAATGCGCCGCTCAATTCGGTGGAGGGTTTCATTCGCCAGATCATCGGCTGGCGCGAATATATTCGCGGCTTCTACTGGTACCGGATGCCGCATTTGCAGAAAGCGAACGCGCTCAACGCGCAGCGCGGCCTGCCCGAATTCTACTGGACGGGCGAGACCGACATGGCCTGTCTTGCCGACTGCATCCGCTCCACCCGCGACAATGCTCACGCGCACCACATCCAGCGGCTGATGGTGCTTGGCAATTTCTGTCTGCTCGCCGGGATCAGCCCGCGCGAGGTGCAGGAGTGGTATCTGGTGGTCTATGCCGATGCCTATGAATGGGTCGAACTGCCCAATGTGGCGGCCATGATCCTCTATGCCGATGGCGGAAAGCTCGCGAGCAAACCGTACGCCGCGAGTGGAAACTACATCAACAAGATGAGCGACTATTGCGGAAAGTGCGCATATTCTCCGCACAAAAAGACCGGAAACGGGGCCTGTCCGTTCAATCCGCTCTACTGGCACTTCATGCACCGCCATCGCGACCGGCTGGAAAGCAATCGCCGGATCGGGAGAATCTATGCCACCTGGGACCGGATGGACGACGACAAGCGTCAGGATTATCTCGACAGCGCCGAGGCCTTTCTCGACACGCTGAAGCCTGCCGACAGTGGCTGGGCTCGCGCGGATTGA
- a CDS encoding FMN-dependent NADH-azoreductase: MQILRVDSSTTGDQSVSRQITDRLLAHFTEKHPDAKVVTRDLVADPLPHIDPITTKAIRTPVETHEEAVAAAYPDQRAVLDEFLASDVVIVGAPMYNFSIPSQLKAWLDRLGVPRVTFQYGENGAEGLAGGRKVVVASSRGGEYTNEAMAENQESLLTTFFGFIGVDDLHFVRVEKTGFGPEAIEAGLKAADEQIAKL; encoded by the coding sequence GTGCAAATTCTACGTGTCGACAGTTCCACCACCGGCGATCAGTCGGTCAGCCGCCAGATCACCGACCGCCTGCTCGCCCATTTCACCGAAAAGCACCCGGACGCAAAGGTGGTGACCCGCGATCTGGTCGCCGATCCGCTGCCGCATATCGACCCGATCACCACCAAGGCGATCCGCACTCCGGTCGAAACGCACGAGGAAGCGGTCGCCGCTGCGTATCCCGACCAGCGCGCGGTGCTCGACGAATTCCTCGCTTCCGACGTCGTGATCGTCGGCGCACCGATGTACAATTTCTCGATCCCCTCGCAGCTCAAGGCCTGGCTCGACCGGCTCGGCGTGCCGCGTGTCACCTTCCAGTACGGCGAGAACGGAGCTGAGGGTCTGGCCGGCGGGCGCAAGGTCGTCGTCGCGTCCTCGCGCGGGGGCGAATATACGAACGAGGCGATGGCCGAGAACCAGGAGAGCCTGCTCACCACTTTCTTCGGCTTCATCGGCGTGGACGATTTGCATTTCGTCCGCGTCGAGAAGACCGGCTTCGGCCCGGAAGCGATAGAGGCTGGACTGAAAGCGGCTGACGAGCAGATCGCCAAGCTCTAG
- a CDS encoding winged helix-turn-helix transcriptional regulator — MNDVLARVGDKWSVRVVMALAGGSRRFNELRRDIAGISQRMLTRTLRGLERDGLVSRAVTASVPPRVDYALTPLGNSLRDPVARLGNWAIANIGKIETARALFDAGSDHTKL, encoded by the coding sequence GTGAACGACGTTCTCGCCCGCGTCGGCGACAAGTGGTCGGTGCGGGTGGTGATGGCACTGGCCGGTGGATCGAGGCGCTTCAACGAGCTGAGACGGGACATTGCCGGCATATCGCAGCGGATGCTGACGCGGACCCTGCGCGGGCTGGAACGCGACGGGCTTGTCAGCCGCGCCGTCACGGCGAGCGTGCCGCCCCGGGTCGACTATGCACTCACTCCTCTTGGCAACTCGCTCCGCGATCCCGTGGCACGGCTGGGAAACTGGGCGATCGCCAATATCGGCAAGATCGAAACCGCGCGCGCACTCTTCGATGCCGGGAGCGATCACACGAAACTGTAG
- a CDS encoding primosomal protein N', whose product MNRVRCLVLNAALGPLDYRVPEGMAVEAGSVVECPLGPRTVIGIIWEAERLPGAEVPAEKLRPLRGILPVPPLPAPLRRLMEWTADYYVAPLASVARMALSSGGALRGPATMIEYRLTGGMPERMTPQRQAAMEALEHEQATIRELAGIAGVSEGVLRGLVNQGVLEPVEVDCDRPYDRALPDFARITLNPDQEGAAELFRAAVRARAFAPFLLDGVTGSGKTETYFEPMAEAIRDGRQVLVLLPEIALTEAFLARFAARFGTAPVLWHSSLKSTERRRAWRSIACGDAQVVVGARSALFLPFPRLGLIVIDEAHEVSFKQDDGVRYNARDVAVMRAHFEHVPVILASATPALESLAMAENGTYAKIDLPSRYGAAELPAIRTIDLTQEKPGRGAWLAEPLVAALEERLDRGEQSLLFLNRRGYAPLTLCRNCGFRFQCPNCSAWLVEHRFSQRLACHHCGHETPPPATCPECGEPDCLVACGPGVERIADEVAELLPDARTFVATSDTLNSPGRAAEFVAMVEGGAVDIIIGTQLVTKGFHFPDLTLVGVVDADLGLEGGDLRAAERTYQQIAQVAGRAGRGDKPGEVLLQTRHPDAPVIAALADGDREAFYEAETDARRFAGAPPFGRWAAIIVSSEEEDEARDAAQRIGRARPDMEELAIYGPAPAPLSLLRGRYRYRLLINARRSAQLQDIIRQWLGALDHPAGVRVAVDIDPYSFV is encoded by the coding sequence ATGAACCGCGTGCGCTGCCTCGTCCTCAATGCCGCTCTCGGCCCGCTCGACTATCGCGTTCCGGAAGGGATGGCGGTCGAGGCGGGGTCGGTGGTCGAGTGCCCGCTGGGGCCCCGCACGGTAATCGGGATCATCTGGGAGGCCGAACGGCTGCCCGGTGCCGAGGTTCCGGCGGAAAAGCTGCGGCCCCTGCGCGGCATTCTGCCGGTGCCGCCGCTGCCCGCTCCGCTGCGGCGGCTGATGGAGTGGACAGCGGACTACTATGTCGCGCCGCTGGCCAGCGTCGCGCGCATGGCGCTGTCCTCCGGCGGCGCGCTGCGCGGTCCGGCGACGATGATCGAATACCGGCTGACCGGCGGAATGCCGGAGCGGATGACTCCGCAACGCCAGGCCGCAATGGAGGCGCTGGAGCACGAGCAGGCCACCATCCGCGAGTTGGCCGGGATCGCCGGGGTTTCCGAAGGCGTGCTGCGCGGCCTCGTCAATCAGGGGGTGTTGGAACCGGTCGAGGTCGATTGCGACCGCCCCTATGACCGCGCCCTGCCCGATTTCGCGCGGATCACGCTCAATCCCGATCAGGAGGGGGCGGCGGAGCTGTTCCGCGCCGCCGTGCGCGCGCGGGCCTTCGCGCCTTTCCTGCTCGACGGGGTGACCGGATCGGGCAAGACCGAAACCTATTTCGAACCGATGGCCGAGGCGATCCGCGACGGCCGGCAGGTGCTGGTCCTGCTGCCGGAGATCGCGCTCACGGAAGCTTTCCTCGCCCGCTTCGCAGCCCGCTTCGGCACCGCGCCCGTCCTCTGGCACTCCAGCCTCAAATCAACCGAGCGACGCCGTGCCTGGCGGTCCATCGCTTGCGGTGACGCGCAGGTGGTGGTCGGCGCCCGCTCGGCCCTGTTCCTGCCCTTCCCCAGGCTCGGCCTGATCGTGATCGACGAGGCGCACGAGGTCAGTTTCAAGCAGGATGACGGGGTGCGCTACAATGCCCGCGACGTCGCCGTGATGCGCGCCCATTTCGAGCACGTGCCGGTGATCCTCGCCAGCGCCACGCCCGCGCTCGAGAGCCTCGCCATGGCCGAGAACGGGACCTATGCGAAGATCGACCTGCCGAGCCGCTATGGCGCGGCGGAGCTGCCCGCGATCCGCACCATCGACCTGACGCAGGAGAAGCCGGGCCGCGGCGCGTGGCTGGCCGAACCGCTGGTCGCGGCGCTGGAGGAACGGCTCGACCGAGGCGAGCAGTCGCTCCTGTTCCTCAACCGACGCGGCTATGCCCCGCTGACGCTCTGCCGCAATTGCGGCTTCCGCTTCCAGTGCCCGAACTGTTCGGCCTGGCTGGTCGAGCATCGCTTCTCGCAGCGTCTCGCCTGCCATCATTGCGGGCACGAGACCCCGCCGCCCGCAACCTGTCCCGAATGCGGCGAGCCCGACTGCCTCGTCGCCTGCGGGCCTGGGGTCGAGCGGATCGCGGACGAGGTTGCCGAGCTCCTGCCCGACGCGCGGACCTTCGTCGCCACATCGGACACGCTGAATTCGCCCGGGCGGGCGGCGGAATTCGTCGCGATGGTGGAAGGCGGCGCGGTCGATATCATCATCGGCACGCAGCTCGTCACCAAGGGGTTCCACTTCCCCGACCTTACGCTGGTCGGCGTGGTCGATGCCGATCTCGGCCTTGAGGGTGGCGACCTCCGCGCGGCCGAGCGCACCTATCAGCAGATCGCGCAGGTCGCCGGCCGTGCGGGCCGGGGCGACAAGCCGGGCGAGGTGCTGCTCCAGACCCGCCACCCCGACGCGCCGGTGATCGCCGCGCTGGCCGACGGCGACCGCGAGGCCTTCTACGAGGCCGAAACCGATGCGCGCCGCTTCGCCGGTGCCCCGCCCTTCGGCCGCTGGGCCGCGATCATCGTCTCCAGCGAGGAAGAGGACGAGGCGCGCGACGCCGCCCAGCGCATCGGCCGCGCGCGCCCGGACATGGAGGAACTGGCGATCTACGGCCCCGCCCCGGCCCCGCTGAGCCTGCTGCGGGGCCGCTACCGCTACCGCCTGCTCATCAACGCCCGCCGCAGCGCGCAATTGCAGGACATCATCCGCCAATGGCTCGGCGCTCTCGACCATCCCGCCGGCGTGCGCGTGGCAGTGGATATCGATCCCTACAGTTTCGTGTGA
- the fsa gene encoding fructose-6-phosphate aldolase has protein sequence MKFFADTAEIDEIRELADAGLLDGVTTNPSLIAKSGRDFMEVTREICDLVDGPVSAEVVALDHATMMKEAETLRKIADNVCIKVPLTIEGLKTCRKLTDEGTMVNVTLCFSANQALLAAKAGATFVSPFVGRHDDNGVDGMELIRDIRLIYDNYLFDTEILVASVRHVTHVLESAKIGADVMTAPPKVIKALVNHTLTDKGIEGFLKDWQSTGQSILAN, from the coding sequence ATGAAATTCTTTGCCGACACCGCCGAAATCGATGAGATTCGCGAGCTGGCCGATGCCGGCCTGCTCGACGGAGTGACCACCAACCCCTCGCTCATCGCCAAGTCGGGGCGCGACTTCATGGAAGTGACCCGCGAGATCTGCGACCTCGTCGACGGGCCGGTGAGCGCCGAGGTCGTGGCGCTCGATCACGCGACGATGATGAAGGAGGCCGAAACCCTCCGCAAGATCGCCGACAATGTCTGCATCAAGGTGCCGCTGACGATCGAGGGGCTCAAGACCTGCCGCAAGCTCACCGACGAAGGCACGATGGTCAACGTCACGCTGTGCTTTTCGGCCAATCAGGCGCTGCTCGCGGCGAAGGCCGGGGCGACCTTCGTCTCGCCCTTCGTCGGCCGGCATGACGACAACGGCGTCGACGGGATGGAGCTTATCCGCGATATCCGCCTGATCTACGACAATTATCTGTTCGACACCGAGATTCTGGTGGCGAGCGTGCGCCATGTCACCCACGTCCTCGAAAGCGCGAAGATCGGAGCGGACGTGATGACCGCGCCGCCCAAGGTGATCAAGGCGCTGGTCAATCACACGTTGACCGACAAGGGCATCGAGGGCTTCCTCAAGGACTGGCAGAGCACCGGCCAGTCGATCCTCGCCAACTGA
- the cobT gene encoding cobaltochelatase subunit CobT, with amino-acid sequence MAGLTPLDLFKQALTGTARALAREPEVEVAWSADKPTQSGNNMRVPLPGRDLPAEQAREARGFADSYALRLRHHDEATHTRGAPPEPIARACYDALEQVRYEALGTTRYSGIRANLDAAVEMRTRGDPITRAETAKDVPLPSALSLMLREAMTGEEVPERARAGVDMVRDEVLARIGGDLEGLAEKLDDQKAFQSVALDMLRNLDLTLPDAPEDADDGGDEEEGEAPEEDEGGDEQNEGEAEPQAAEAAGEMAEGEEGEGETDAEGEQDMSEGEASDDGEEGMQPVRPNRPWTEEPQNFDYRAFTEKFDEVVEADELCDLEELDRLRTYLDSQLAGLQGIVTRLANRLQRRLMAQQNRSWDFDQEEGMLDAARLTRVVVSPGHALSYKVERDTEFKDTVVTLLIDNSGSMRGRPISIAAISADILARTLERCGVKTEILGFTTRAWKGGQSREAWLADGRPASPGRLNDLRHIIYKQADEPWRRARRNLGLMMREGLLKENIDGEALLWAHDRLLRRPEDRRILMVISDGAPVDDSTLSVNSAGYLESHLRRVIGWIEKQSPVQLAAIGIGHDVTRYYRRSVTIMDVEQLGGTIIEQLAGLFEVEN; translated from the coding sequence ATGGCCGGCCTCACTCCGCTCGATCTGTTCAAGCAGGCGCTGACCGGCACCGCCCGGGCGCTGGCGCGCGAGCCGGAGGTCGAGGTCGCCTGGAGCGCGGACAAGCCGACCCAGAGCGGCAATAACATGCGCGTGCCGCTACCGGGCCGCGACCTGCCGGCGGAGCAGGCGCGCGAGGCGCGCGGCTTCGCCGACAGCTACGCGCTGCGCTTGCGCCATCACGACGAGGCCACGCATACGCGCGGCGCGCCGCCCGAGCCGATCGCGCGCGCGTGTTACGATGCGCTGGAGCAGGTGCGTTACGAAGCGCTCGGCACCACGCGCTATTCCGGCATCCGCGCCAATCTCGACGCGGCGGTGGAGATGCGCACGCGCGGCGATCCCATCACCCGCGCCGAAACCGCGAAGGACGTGCCGCTGCCGAGCGCGCTGTCGCTGATGCTGCGCGAGGCGATGACCGGAGAAGAGGTGCCCGAACGTGCCCGCGCCGGGGTCGACATGGTGCGTGACGAGGTTCTGGCGCGGATCGGCGGCGATCTCGAAGGGCTGGCCGAGAAGCTCGACGACCAGAAGGCGTTCCAGTCCGTCGCGCTCGACATGCTGCGCAATCTCGATCTCACTTTGCCGGACGCTCCCGAGGATGCCGACGATGGTGGCGACGAGGAGGAAGGTGAGGCACCCGAGGAGGACGAGGGCGGCGACGAACAGAACGAGGGCGAGGCCGAACCCCAGGCCGCCGAAGCCGCCGGCGAGATGGCCGAGGGCGAGGAAGGCGAGGGCGAGACCGACGCCGAGGGCGAGCAGGACATGTCCGAGGGTGAAGCCTCGGACGATGGCGAGGAGGGGATGCAGCCCGTCCGGCCCAACCGCCCCTGGACCGAAGAGCCCCAGAATTTCGACTACCGCGCCTTCACCGAGAAGTTCGACGAGGTGGTCGAGGCGGACGAGCTGTGCGATCTCGAGGAACTCGACCGGCTGCGCACCTATCTCGACAGCCAGCTCGCCGGATTGCAGGGGATCGTCACCCGCCTCGCCAACCGGCTCCAGCGCCGCCTGATGGCGCAGCAGAACCGCAGCTGGGATTTCGACCAGGAAGAGGGGATGCTGGATGCCGCGCGGCTCACTCGCGTGGTCGTCAGCCCCGGCCACGCGCTGAGCTACAAGGTCGAGCGCGATACCGAGTTCAAGGACACGGTCGTCACGCTGCTGATCGACAATTCGGGCTCGATGCGCGGGCGGCCGATCTCGATCGCCGCGATCAGCGCCGATATCCTCGCGCGCACGTTGGAGCGGTGCGGGGTGAAGACCGAGATCCTCGGCTTCACCACCCGCGCATGGAAGGGCGGGCAGAGCCGCGAGGCTTGGCTAGCCGACGGCCGCCCGGCCAGCCCCGGCCGCCTGAACGATCTGCGCCACATCATCTACAAGCAGGCCGACGAGCCCTGGCGCCGCGCGCGCCGCAATCTCGGCCTGATGATGCGCGAGGGGCTGCTGAAGGAGAACATCGACGGCGAGGCGCTGCTCTGGGCGCACGACCGCCTCCTGCGCCGCCCCGAAGACCGCCGCATCCTGATGGTCATCTCCGATGGCGCCCCGGTCGACGACAGCACGCTGAGCGTCAACTCCGCCGGCTATCTCGAAAGCCATCTGCGCCGCGTGATCGGCTGGATCGAGAAGCAGAGCCCCGTCCAGCTCGCCGCCATCGGCATCGGCCACGACGTCACCCGCTATTACCGCCGTTCGGTCACGATCATGGATGTCGAGCAGCTGGGCGGAACCATCATCGAACAGCTCGCGGGATTGTTCGAGGTGGAGAATTGA
- a CDS encoding nitroreductase: MNVTRAVTTRRSVRKFAQQPVDREVLARVLEKAQRAPSGGNTQPWHGIVLTGEPMQALFARIAEEFPKGRAVHAPEYHIYPPELDGAYEERRFGVGEDLYGALGIAREEKGKRLAWFAENFRAFGAPVLMLVHTPKYMGPPQWSDIGMWLQTIALLLREEGLDSCFQEAWAVYSPQIREVVKIPEDHILFCGMAIGYRDPDAAVNGFDVKRAPLEESVRWEGWR, from the coding sequence TTGAACGTCACCCGAGCCGTCACCACTCGCCGTTCGGTCCGGAAGTTCGCCCAGCAGCCGGTCGATCGGGAAGTGCTCGCGCGCGTGCTTGAAAAGGCGCAACGCGCGCCCTCGGGCGGGAATACTCAGCCGTGGCACGGTATCGTCCTGACCGGCGAACCGATGCAGGCACTGTTCGCACGGATCGCGGAGGAATTTCCCAAGGGCCGTGCCGTCCATGCACCCGAATACCATATCTACCCGCCCGAACTGGACGGCGCCTACGAGGAACGACGCTTCGGCGTCGGCGAGGATCTCTACGGGGCGCTCGGCATCGCTCGCGAGGAGAAGGGCAAGCGGCTCGCCTGGTTCGCGGAGAACTTCCGCGCCTTCGGAGCACCGGTCCTCATGCTCGTCCACACGCCGAAATATATGGGCCCGCCGCAGTGGAGCGATATCGGCATGTGGCTCCAGACCATAGCGCTGCTACTGCGCGAGGAGGGGCTCGACAGCTGCTTCCAGGAGGCCTGGGCGGTCTATTCGCCACAGATCCGCGAGGTGGTGAAGATCCCCGAGGACCACATCCTCTTCTGCGGCATGGCGATCGGCTATCGCGACCCGGATGCAGCGGTGAACGGCTTCGACGTCAAGCGCGCACCGCTTGAAGAAAGCGTGCGCTGGGAAGGGTGGCGCTGA
- a CDS encoding Txe/YoeB family addiction module toxin, with translation MQLLFDRDAWADYLFWQDRDRKLLKRINRMIKECQRTPYEGIGKPEPLKEDLSGYWSRRITDEHRLVYRVVGKGDTETFQIAQCRYHYR, from the coding sequence ATGCAACTTCTTTTCGACCGCGATGCATGGGCGGACTATCTCTTCTGGCAAGACCGGGATCGGAAGCTGCTGAAGCGGATCAATCGGATGATCAAGGAGTGCCAGCGCACACCCTACGAGGGTATCGGAAAGCCCGAACCCCTGAAGGAGGACCTGTCCGGCTACTGGTCTCGCCGCATCACCGACGAACATCGCCTCGTCTACCGGGTGGTAGGCAAGGGCGACACGGAAACATTTCAAATCGCCCAATGCCGCTATCATTACCGGTAG
- a CDS encoding type II toxin-antitoxin system Phd/YefM family antitoxin, whose protein sequence is MDVTTYTDARKNLKAVMDRVVDDCDHTVITRQNGEPVVMLSLSEWNSLRETAYLLSSPKNAERLRDSIARLDAGEGEVRELIEVVDD, encoded by the coding sequence ATGGATGTGACCACCTACACCGACGCTCGCAAGAACCTGAAGGCTGTGATGGATCGCGTCGTCGATGACTGCGATCATACCGTCATCACGCGCCAGAACGGCGAACCGGTGGTGATGCTTTCGCTGTCCGAATGGAACTCCTTGCGGGAGACAGCCTATCTGCTGTCTTCGCCCAAAAACGCAGAACGGCTTCGAGATTCAATTGCTCGTCTCGATGCGGGCGAGGGAGAGGTTCGTGAGTTGATCGAAGTCGTTGACGACTAA